A single window of Synechococcus sp. C9 DNA harbors:
- a CDS encoding DUF3370 domain-containing protein has product MVALFLPIIAQAPTVQELFRPQEVRPLPGRLNQVPLFNSNSPELVFTEGILLSTFPPQGMQNPQAHLNYQFHGEFAVFLHHLADSIGAKDDRTFYLGFIVGNPGKRPATVTVRQAASFLTRPDAGFITLPDLVPNPLGWVYSGPGSRLTDFLLRGGRQDLGLTSLTIPPGTERVLLNQPIPTQKVGVTRNARSVVLRLYADQPVYAASLGLFATLEPDGTETPPSLQRWQNILRQGNLAGPRDLAPTPLDVPPGQFRYGRVSGVALGTRWQANLTDPAQNTLAIPAPGRAISYGISLLVRGRMGTGQDQTAPMLVRYPDTAYRSHGNYIIQYSLTLPLVNRQSATQRVVVGLESPLKTDVNEGGLRFWQPPARQIFFRGTVRVRYIDDTGLPRVRDSHLVLQRGQKAEPLVTMNIAPGQKRLVQVSLLYPPDATPPQMLTILTEPNSGNE; this is encoded by the coding sequence GTGGTTGCGTTGTTTTTGCCGATCATTGCCCAAGCCCCAACGGTACAGGAATTATTCCGTCCCCAGGAAGTGCGACCCTTACCTGGACGATTAAACCAAGTGCCTTTATTTAATAGCAATAGCCCGGAATTGGTCTTTACTGAAGGTATTTTATTATCCACATTTCCACCCCAAGGGATGCAAAACCCCCAGGCGCATTTGAATTATCAGTTTCATGGGGAATTTGCTGTTTTTTTGCACCATTTGGCTGATTCCATCGGTGCCAAAGATGACCGCACATTTTATTTAGGTTTTATCGTTGGCAATCCCGGCAAGCGCCCTGCCACTGTAACGGTACGCCAAGCCGCTAGTTTTTTGACCCGTCCCGATGCCGGATTCATCACCCTCCCCGACCTGGTGCCCAATCCCCTGGGCTGGGTGTATAGCGGTCCCGGTAGTCGTCTGACGGATTTCCTGCTCCGGGGTGGGCGGCAAGATTTGGGGCTGACCTCCCTGACCATTCCCCCCGGCACCGAACGGGTACTGCTGAACCAACCCATTCCCACCCAAAAGGTAGGAGTGACCCGCAATGCCCGCTCCGTTGTCCTGCGTTTGTATGCGGATCAACCAGTTTATGCCGCCAGCTTGGGCTTGTTCGCCACCCTTGAGCCGGATGGTACCGAGACACCCCCCAGCTTACAACGTTGGCAAAATATACTGCGGCAAGGCAATTTGGCTGGTCCTCGGGATTTGGCTCCGACTCCCCTCGATGTCCCCCCTGGACAGTTCCGCTACGGGCGGGTGAGTGGGGTAGCGTTGGGCACCCGTTGGCAGGCAAATTTAACCGACCCTGCTCAAAATACCCTGGCAATTCCGGCACCGGGCAGGGCAATTTCCTATGGGATCAGCTTGCTGGTACGGGGACGTATGGGCACAGGACAAGACCAAACCGCCCCCATGCTGGTGCGCTATCCCGACACTGCTTACCGCAGTCATGGTAATTACATTATACAGTACAGTTTAACCTTGCCGCTGGTGAATCGCCAGTCAGCAACCCAACGGGTCGTGGTGGGGTTGGAATCCCCCCTAAAAACGGATGTCAATGAGGGCGGGTTACGGTTTTGGCAACCACCGGCTCGCCAGATTTTTTTTCGGGGTACAGTACGAGTGCGCTACATTGACGATACGGGACTGCCGAGAGTACGGGATAGTCACTTGGTTTTACAGCGAGGGCAAAAGGCGGAACCTTTGGTAACCATGAATATCGCTCCGGGGCAGAAACGTCTCGTGCAGGTGAGTTTACTCTATCCCCCCGATGCCACGCCCCCCCAAATGTTGACCATTTTAACTGAGCCAAATTCAGGGAATGAGTAA
- a CDS encoding glycosyltransferase — MKNIFNLDKLDSYLLLLGFISLVAVLLFSFDFNILLSKWLDIWQGGMIIFRPSSSALESLLLPALVWLSFTFLLKELFPKPNTLSRAIVSLVTAFWGLRYLLWRFFGSLNLDDALTTSLSITLFFGECLSLLNSIFFYLHNIFQIDRSQEADQWSKAVLEGRYLPSVDVLIPTYNEGVEILRRTVIGCQAMDYPNKKIYLLDDTRRPEVRQLAKDLGCGYRDRPDNRHAKAGNINHALPSVHGELVAVFDADFVPCTNFLQRTVGFFQDPKTALLQTPQNFFNEDPISVNLGLEGIVNNEQTLFFRYIQPSRDFLDSVVCCGSCFVVRRSALDEIGGIPTDSITEDYFTGLKMQALGYKVKYLNEALSAGLAPETIGAFVSQRLRWCQGTLQLVFSRWNFFTIPNLKWWQRISHSLGIIYWLLSIPRVMFLFFPLAYLLFDIAPLRATINEILFFYLPYWISGVMCFSWLTENRRSVFWSDVYETLICLPLAITIVTTLINPYNKPFKVTPKGNTDPNKIRINWILIRPLLAVIILSVLGLLRHIMNFRDTNVNPDSLAINIVWVTYNSILLMICIMSAIDVPQRGHVRFPRQEPCRLIINDEIFLGMTMNISEGGALIFVEHFPYRYFSSGRLEFIQPSPIAGLSFMAKPTRIYHDHEGRAKIGLKFTQWDIATMRWLIPYLYCQPYQWQEVKVPEIQTLWAMLLSVVRFYPLTARGKLF, encoded by the coding sequence ATGAAAAATATCTTTAATTTAGATAAGTTGGATAGTTATTTACTACTTCTCGGTTTTATCAGTCTGGTAGCCGTATTACTTTTCAGTTTTGACTTCAATATCCTTTTATCAAAATGGCTTGATATTTGGCAGGGAGGGATGATCATTTTTCGTCCAAGTAGCTCTGCTTTGGAATCACTATTACTGCCCGCTCTAGTATGGCTATCTTTTACTTTTTTATTAAAAGAGCTATTTCCTAAGCCCAATACTCTCAGTAGAGCCATCGTTAGTTTGGTAACAGCTTTTTGGGGCTTACGTTACTTACTCTGGCGATTCTTTGGGAGCTTGAATCTGGATGATGCTCTGACCACATCCCTCTCCATTACTCTATTTTTTGGTGAATGTTTATCACTGCTCAATTCCATCTTTTTTTACCTACACAACATTTTCCAAATTGACCGCTCCCAGGAAGCCGATCAGTGGAGCAAAGCCGTTTTAGAAGGTCGTTATTTACCTTCAGTGGATGTATTGATCCCCACTTATAATGAAGGGGTAGAAATTTTAAGAAGAACCGTGATTGGTTGTCAGGCAATGGATTATCCGAATAAAAAAATTTATTTACTTGATGATACCAGGCGACCAGAGGTTCGGCAATTGGCTAAGGATTTAGGTTGCGGGTATCGTGACCGCCCTGATAATCGTCATGCCAAAGCTGGCAATATCAATCATGCACTTCCGAGTGTTCATGGTGAGCTAGTCGCTGTATTTGATGCGGATTTTGTGCCTTGTACGAATTTTTTACAACGCACTGTTGGCTTTTTCCAAGACCCCAAGACCGCCTTGTTACAAACTCCCCAGAATTTTTTTAATGAAGACCCCATTTCGGTCAATCTCGGCTTAGAGGGAATTGTCAACAATGAACAAACCTTATTTTTTCGGTATATCCAACCCAGTCGAGATTTTCTTGATTCTGTGGTTTGCTGTGGCAGTTGCTTTGTAGTACGTCGCTCTGCTTTGGATGAAATTGGTGGCATTCCTACGGATAGCATTACCGAGGATTATTTCACGGGTTTGAAAATGCAGGCACTTGGGTACAAAGTAAAGTACTTGAATGAAGCTCTTTCGGCAGGTTTAGCTCCTGAAACAATTGGGGCATTTGTTAGTCAGAGATTGCGCTGGTGTCAGGGCACTTTGCAGTTGGTATTTTCTCGGTGGAATTTTTTTACAATTCCCAACCTAAAATGGTGGCAAAGAATCTCCCACTCCCTGGGCATTATCTATTGGTTACTCTCCATCCCCCGGGTGATGTTTCTCTTTTTCCCTTTAGCTTACTTATTATTTGATATTGCCCCTCTACGGGCTACGATTAATGAAATTTTGTTCTTTTATTTACCCTACTGGATTAGCGGGGTGATGTGTTTTTCTTGGCTGACTGAAAATCGCCGGTCTGTGTTCTGGTCAGATGTCTATGAAACCTTAATATGTCTGCCCTTAGCAATTACTATTGTTACGACTTTAATCAATCCCTATAATAAGCCGTTCAAGGTGACCCCAAAAGGCAATACTGATCCCAATAAAATACGCATTAACTGGATTTTGATCCGTCCTCTTCTAGCCGTAATCATTCTATCGGTTCTGGGTCTGCTTAGACATATCATGAATTTTAGAGATACCAATGTTAATCCAGACAGTTTAGCGATTAATATTGTTTGGGTTACATATAACTCAATACTATTAATGATTTGTATTATGTCAGCTATTGATGTTCCCCAAAGAGGTCATGTTCGTTTCCCTCGGCAAGAGCCTTGTCGGTTAATCATCAACGATGAAATATTTTTAGGCATGACGATGAATATTTCTGAAGGTGGAGCTTTAATTTTTGTAGAGCATTTTCCCTATCGTTATTTCTCCTCTGGAAGATTGGAGTTTATTCAGCCTAGCCCCATTGCCGGTCTCAGCTTCATGGCTAAACCCACACGTATTTATCACGACCATGAAGGCAGAGCTAAAATAGGTCTAAAATTTACCCAGTGGGATATTGCAACCATGCGCTGGTTAATCCCCTACTTATATTGCCAGCCGTATCAATGGCAGGAAGTAAAAGTTCCCGAAATTCAAACCTTATGGGCTATGTTGTTATCCGTAGTTCGCTTTTATCCCTTGACAGCCAGAGGTAAATTGTTTTGA
- a CDS encoding HlyD family efflux transporter periplasmic adaptor subunit, with product MPPTLFQNKPQETAVENNLRRKFFRWFRILFGAGLMIFAGYLFWQRQTRVISRVGYINAELITIYAPITGTLHLERINVGSVLPKGFLIGSITNERNPQIAIDVENLNSRLRLTQNQLKSVNERLNARQRLADFLTKKTQSQISLDIDFFRANVERARSELKQAQANLELARKEAQRFTRLAEEGAVSQQRADQALAEMKAASALVASRQAEVDRSLSALTAIQQGLQLDSARTFSFPQIRLLDLQQEITDLIQEKRQLEVSVLTLEQELRKAQLQLNLQRSAKLESPVRAVVWSVNIRTGELGVPVNTGTAILQLLDCHEVWATALVSERANRKLRLGQPAEVRLLDGSNRIYRGWVRSIRGGVGRITAGADVAVPPDEFVRNELEVQVTLDDHGEALAGGRFCSVGQSVEVIFP from the coding sequence ATGCCACCAACCCTGTTTCAGAATAAACCGCAAGAAACTGCTGTCGAAAACAATCTACGGCGTAAATTTTTTCGTTGGTTTCGCATTCTCTTTGGTGCAGGACTGATGATATTTGCCGGTTATTTATTCTGGCAGAGACAAACCAGAGTCATTAGTCGTGTCGGTTATATCAACGCTGAACTGATTACCATCTATGCACCGATTACTGGCACCCTCCATTTAGAGCGAATTAATGTAGGTAGTGTACTACCCAAGGGTTTCTTAATTGGCTCAATTACCAATGAACGGAATCCCCAAATCGCCATTGATGTGGAGAACTTAAACAGCAGATTACGACTCACTCAAAATCAACTGAAATCTGTGAATGAGCGCCTGAACGCCCGCCAAAGACTTGCTGATTTTTTAACTAAAAAAACTCAGAGTCAAATCAGCTTAGATATTGATTTTTTTCGTGCCAATGTAGAGCGTGCCCGTAGTGAACTAAAGCAAGCGCAGGCTAATTTAGAACTAGCCCGTAAAGAAGCCCAAAGATTTACCCGTCTGGCTGAAGAAGGGGCGGTTTCCCAGCAGAGAGCCGATCAAGCCCTTGCCGAAATGAAAGCTGCCTCAGCCCTAGTCGCCAGTCGCCAAGCTGAGGTAGATCGAAGCCTAAGTGCCCTCACCGCAATACAGCAGGGTTTACAACTCGATTCCGCCCGCACGTTTAGTTTTCCCCAGATTCGCTTATTAGACCTGCAACAGGAAATTACGGATTTAATCCAAGAAAAGCGTCAACTAGAAGTTTCTGTCCTGACTTTGGAGCAAGAATTACGCAAGGCTCAACTGCAATTAAATTTGCAACGGTCAGCCAAATTGGAAAGCCCAGTTAGGGCAGTTGTTTGGTCTGTAAATATTCGTACCGGAGAATTGGGCGTGCCTGTCAATACGGGAACGGCTATTTTGCAATTGCTCGATTGTCATGAGGTTTGGGCAACTGCCTTGGTTTCAGAACGAGCGAATCGCAAACTACGCTTAGGACAGCCCGCAGAAGTAAGACTTTTGGATGGTTCCAATAGGATTTATCGGGGATGGGTGCGCTCGATTCGGGGCGGGGTCGGCAGGATTACGGCAGGTGCGGATGTGGCTGTACCGCCAGACGAATTCGTGAGAAATGAGCTAGAAGTACAAGTCACTTTAGATGACCATGGTGAGGCACTTGCCGGAGGGAGGTTTTGTAGTGTGGGGCAGAGTGTTGAGGTGATTTTCCCTTAG
- a CDS encoding RidA family protein, translating into MNPQPIQTPTAPLPIGPYRQAIQAQGTFVFLSGQIPLNSQGQMVGDEITLQTRQVMENLGAVLKAAGCGWQQVVKTTIYLVDLGDFSAVNQVYGEYFSDGYAPARACVQVARLPKDARVEIDAIAILPSS; encoded by the coding sequence ATGAACCCCCAACCCATTCAAACCCCTACTGCCCCCCTTCCCATTGGTCCCTATCGGCAAGCGATTCAAGCCCAGGGAACATTCGTATTTCTATCCGGGCAAATTCCCCTCAATAGCCAGGGGCAAATGGTGGGGGATGAGATTACCCTGCAAACCCGACAGGTGATGGAAAATTTAGGGGCGGTCTTGAAAGCGGCGGGTTGTGGTTGGCAACAGGTGGTAAAAACCACGATTTATTTAGTAGATTTAGGGGATTTTAGTGCCGTGAATCAAGTGTACGGGGAATATTTTTCTGATGGATATGCCCCCGCCAGAGCCTGTGTGCAGGTCGCCCGTTTGCCTAAAGATGCCCGGGTCGAAATTGATGCAATTGCCATACTTCCTTCAAGTTAG
- a CDS encoding NUDIX hydrolase, with product MTPPRNPAPTVDILIELLDRPHRPLVLVERHYEPLGWAIPGGFVDYGETLAQAARREAQEETGLTVQLVRQFHTYSDPQRDPRQHTIATVFIATATGAPQAGDDAKNVGIFLPWELPHPLCFDHSQILHDYYQFRYYGIAPQP from the coding sequence GTGACCCCGCCCCGCAACCCCGCCCCCACGGTGGACATCCTGATCGAATTGCTGGACCGTCCCCACCGCCCCCTCGTCTTGGTGGAACGACACTACGAACCCTTGGGTTGGGCCATCCCCGGCGGATTTGTGGACTACGGGGAAACCCTAGCGCAGGCGGCTCGGCGGGAAGCCCAGGAAGAAACGGGTTTAACGGTGCAGTTGGTTCGCCAATTTCACACCTATTCGGACCCCCAACGGGACCCCCGCCAACACACGATTGCCACCGTATTTATTGCCACTGCCACCGGTGCGCCCCAAGCGGGAGACGATGCCAAAAACGTGGGGATTTTTTTACCCTGGGAACTACCCCATCCCCTCTGCTTTGACCACAGCCAAATCCTGCACGATTATTACCAATTTCGTTACTACGGTATTGCCCCCCAACCATGA
- the hisIE gene encoding bifunctional phosphoribosyl-AMP cyclohydrolase/phosphoribosyl-ATP diphosphatase HisIE, translated as MPQQFRLSLDVIKFNEQGLVPAIIQDYLDGVVLMFAWMNRESLQKTLETGRTWFYSRSRQALWPKGETSGHVQWVRWWRYDCDHDALLIGVEQVGDIACHKGERSCFHLIDEPHAPAHLPPGDMVAQLYEVICQRRDQPQEGSYTSHLFTGGDNRILKKLGEETAELIMACKDREPEAIASECADVLYHTLVALAAYQVPWRAVLQELQRRRR; from the coding sequence ATGCCCCAGCAGTTCCGCCTATCCTTGGATGTGATTAAGTTTAATGAACAGGGCTTGGTGCCAGCGATTATCCAGGACTACTTGGACGGGGTGGTGCTGATGTTTGCCTGGATGAACCGGGAATCTCTGCAAAAAACCCTGGAAACCGGGCGCACTTGGTTCTACAGCCGTTCCCGCCAAGCCCTCTGGCCCAAGGGGGAAACCTCCGGTCACGTCCAATGGGTGCGGTGGTGGCGCTATGACTGTGACCACGATGCCCTGTTAATCGGTGTCGAACAGGTGGGGGATATTGCATGCCACAAGGGGGAACGCAGTTGTTTCCATCTGATTGACGAACCCCATGCGCCTGCCCATCTACCGCCGGGGGATATGGTTGCCCAACTGTACGAGGTGATTTGCCAGCGCCGGGATCAACCCCAGGAGGGTTCCTACACCAGCCATCTGTTCACGGGGGGGGACAACCGGATTTTGAAAAAATTGGGGGAAGAAACCGCCGAATTGATCATGGCGTGTAAAGACCGGGAACCAGAAGCGATTGCCAGTGAATGTGCGGATGTGCTGTACCATACCCTGGTGGCTTTGGCGGCGTATCAGGTGCCCTGGCGGGCGGTTTTGCAGGAGTTGCAGCGGCGCCGTCGGTGA
- a CDS encoding FAD-binding oxidoreductase, with protein sequence MRPASGAELGEILRQSGAQAVHLAGQNSKAHWGNQRDSVGITISTAALNRILNYEVADLVVTVEVGVKWVDLRSVLAAQGQFWAVQPLYPDQATVGGIMATADAGAWRQRYGGVRDGVLGIRWVRPDGAQTKAGGQVVKNVAGYDLMKLLTGSWGTLGCITQATLRLYPLPPVTRSFLIQGEDLEQWRQGLLDSALQPTAWDVLSAPLVAQLGYPAQMGLWLELRGTAVAVAEQVARLPQVLTGAAVQELDPATGEQLTRHLSLPGTQPQLLLKIGVLPTRTVALVTYLQQIAPHAWVQMHSGVGLGWAVLTPLPADVEALVTKIRQFVYPEGFVSVVCGPAIPNRWDVRGNSLALMRRVKDQLDPQHRFNPGRWLWD encoded by the coding sequence ATGCGACCGGCGAGCGGGGCGGAACTGGGGGAAATTTTGCGGCAATCCGGGGCGCAGGCGGTACACTTGGCAGGGCAAAACAGCAAAGCCCATTGGGGTAATCAGCGAGATTCGGTGGGGATAACCATTAGTACAGCCGCATTAAATCGTATTCTAAATTACGAGGTGGCGGATTTGGTCGTGACGGTGGAAGTGGGGGTGAAGTGGGTAGATTTACGGAGCGTGTTGGCGGCGCAGGGGCAGTTTTGGGCGGTGCAACCCCTGTACCCAGACCAGGCGACGGTTGGGGGCATTATGGCGACGGCGGATGCGGGGGCGTGGCGGCAACGGTATGGCGGGGTGCGGGATGGGGTATTGGGGATTCGCTGGGTGCGCCCGGACGGTGCCCAGACCAAAGCGGGGGGGCAGGTGGTGAAAAATGTGGCGGGTTACGACCTGATGAAACTGCTGACCGGCTCCTGGGGCACCTTGGGCTGTATTACCCAGGCGACCTTGCGTCTGTATCCCCTTCCCCCCGTGACCCGGAGTTTTCTCATCCAGGGGGAGGACTTGGAGCAATGGCGGCAGGGGCTGTTGGACTCGGCGTTGCAACCCACGGCTTGGGATGTGCTCTCCGCCCCTCTGGTGGCGCAATTGGGCTATCCGGCGCAGATGGGTTTGTGGTTGGAACTGCGGGGGACAGCCGTGGCGGTGGCGGAACAGGTGGCACGATTGCCCCAGGTGTTGACCGGGGCGGCGGTGCAGGAACTTGACCCGGCGACGGGGGAACAGTTAACCCGTCATCTCAGCCTGCCGGGGACGCAACCCCAGCTTTTACTAAAAATTGGCGTATTGCCCACCCGTACCGTTGCCCTGGTGACTTATCTCCAGCAGATTGCCCCCCACGCCTGGGTACAAATGCACAGTGGGGTGGGGTTGGGGTGGGCTGTCCTAACACCACTACCCGCCGATGTGGAAGCCCTGGTCACCAAAATCCGGCAATTTGTTTACCCTGAAGGCTTTGTGAGTGTGGTGTGCGGTCCAGCGATTCCCAACCGTTGGGATGTGCGGGGCAATAGTTTGGCGTTAATGCGCCGGGTCAAAGACCAATTAGACCCCCAGCATCGGTTCAACCCCGGGCGTTGGTTGTGGGATTAG
- a CDS encoding DUF2811 domain-containing protein, with translation MSGRVVVRAEIPGELHESLEGYLAKHPDWDVHRVCSAALSLFLLQNAESDRRVARVYLDTLFRVPR, from the coding sequence ATGAGTGGTCGGGTGGTGGTGCGGGCGGAGATTCCGGGGGAATTGCATGAGAGTTTGGAGGGGTATTTAGCCAAGCATCCCGATTGGGATGTGCATCGGGTGTGCAGTGCGGCATTGTCCCTGTTTTTACTTCAGAATGCGGAGAGTGACCGGCGGGTGGCGCGGGTTTATTTGGATACCCTATTTCGGGTGCCCCGGTAG
- a CDS encoding type IV pilin-like G/H family protein, with product MKIGVVWGIMGSAVIAGAVQAQPVPWRPLSAITRAQKTYHQRNGRFTAAFSPLEQIAGVRLVSGYTYAIRTTVRGAFIYGIPTTPARRPLVSAIFIDQAAAGPNNMTMVVCEARTPGRFRPADPVFRPGADPTTRKGQIACGDGTVIVDGPFDL from the coding sequence ATGAAAATCGGAGTGGTGTGGGGCATCATGGGCAGTGCGGTGATTGCTGGTGCGGTTCAGGCGCAACCCGTCCCTTGGCGACCCCTGAGTGCCATCACCCGGGCGCAAAAGACCTATCACCAGCGTAATGGCAGGTTTACGGCGGCGTTTTCCCCCCTGGAGCAGATTGCGGGGGTGCGCTTGGTATCCGGGTACACCTATGCGATTCGGACAACGGTGCGGGGGGCGTTTATTTACGGCATTCCCACGACCCCAGCCCGCCGTCCCCTGGTGAGTGCCATTTTTATTGACCAAGCCGCCGCTGGTCCCAACAATATGACGATGGTGGTCTGTGAAGCCCGCACCCCAGGGCGTTTTCGCCCCGCCGACCCAGTCTTTCGTCCCGGGGCGGACCCCACCACCCGCAAGGGGCAAATTGCCTGTGGGGATGGGACGGTGATTGTGGATGGACCCTTTGATTTATAA
- a CDS encoding 4a-hydroxytetrahydrobiopterin dehydratase: MAALLTPEEINTQAAELTGWTVEGKTLKWEHRFVDFLAAMKFVNSLVEPAEQMGHHPDIFISYNRVVITLTTHDAGGLTQKDFDLAKQISQLL; this comes from the coding sequence ATGGCAGCATTGCTCACCCCAGAAGAGATCAATACCCAGGCGGCGGAGTTAACCGGCTGGACCGTCGAAGGCAAGACCCTCAAGTGGGAACATCGGTTTGTGGATTTCTTGGCGGCGATGAAATTTGTCAATTCCCTGGTCGAACCGGCGGAACAAATGGGGCATCACCCCGATATTTTCATCTCCTACAACCGGGTGGTCATCACCCTCACCACCCACGACGCTGGCGGCTTGACCCAAAAAGATTTTGATCTGGCAAAACAAATTAGCCAATTACTTTGA
- a CDS encoding iron uptake porin — MSQKLLFKLLATGSLAMGVSLAMAGEAQAQTATRSSRESINQVREYIRELKEDNELGQVTSVSEFVDVKPTDWAFLALQSLVERYGCIVGLPTNPPTYQGRRATTRYEFAAGLNACLDRINELIAASVENLVTKEDMRLIQRLQEEFAAELALLRGRVDTLEARTATLEAQQFSTTTKLTGQVILAAQGAFGAANQAVPKGTPQGTFGNIQDATTFGYRVNLNFNTSFTGKDLLLTTIQMDDVTLGAGAAAVTGTNSSALSYSFLNRAGGGTAGLWYLSYSFPVLADKGKIFITGYGGGVNDYVDTLSPLNDDGQGALSAFGLRNPLYNQNLALGVGAGFGYDFFDGKLNFSIGYLANGNAGLGAFTPAAGGGTEGLFGSSFNAYAQLTGYPLENLGLSLLYIRSGSDIDSGLPLNFGGGVGTASVDALNGVVATEADNLGFQFKWQPFKNFILGGWFGVTWFNDVVAGLNASGTALNYALVFAFPDVGTKGSQAQIVVGAPPYLSSSTGLVANGLTGAAADDVPILVEASYRFKFTEYLSITPGVIAIFNPEGNSANNTVFVGVIRSTFSF, encoded by the coding sequence ATGTCTCAGAAATTGCTGTTCAAGTTGTTGGCGACGGGTTCCCTGGCGATGGGGGTTTCTTTAGCGATGGCTGGGGAAGCACAAGCCCAAACCGCCACGAGAAGTTCTCGGGAGTCGATCAATCAAGTCCGGGAGTACATTCGGGAACTCAAGGAAGATAACGAGTTAGGGCAAGTCACTTCGGTTTCCGAGTTTGTGGATGTGAAGCCGACGGATTGGGCGTTTTTGGCGTTGCAATCCTTGGTGGAACGGTATGGCTGTATCGTCGGTCTGCCCACCAATCCCCCCACGTATCAAGGGCGCAGGGCGACGACCCGTTATGAGTTTGCCGCCGGTTTGAATGCCTGCTTAGACCGGATTAATGAATTGATTGCCGCCTCGGTGGAAAACCTGGTCACCAAGGAGGATATGAGGCTCATCCAACGCCTGCAAGAGGAATTTGCCGCCGAACTGGCACTGTTGCGGGGACGGGTGGACACCTTGGAAGCTCGCACAGCCACCTTGGAAGCGCAACAATTTTCCACCACGACCAAGTTGACGGGTCAGGTGATCTTGGCGGCACAAGGAGCCTTTGGGGCGGCGAATCAAGCAGTACCCAAGGGGACACCTCAAGGAACTTTTGGGAACATCCAGGATGCCACCACCTTCGGCTATCGGGTTAACTTGAACTTCAACACCAGCTTTACGGGTAAAGACCTGTTGTTGACCACGATCCAGATGGATGATGTGACCCTGGGGGCGGGGGCGGCGGCGGTGACAGGCACCAATAGTTCCGCTTTGAGCTACAGCTTTTTGAACCGGGCGGGCGGGGGAACTGCGGGTCTCTGGTACCTCAGCTATAGTTTCCCGGTGTTGGCGGACAAGGGCAAAATCTTCATCACGGGCTATGGCGGTGGGGTGAATGATTATGTGGATACCCTCAGCCCCTTGAATGATGACGGTCAGGGTGCCCTGTCTGCCTTTGGTCTGCGCAACCCGTTGTACAACCAAAACTTGGCTTTGGGGGTAGGGGCTGGCTTTGGTTATGACTTCTTTGATGGCAAACTCAATTTCTCCATCGGTTATTTAGCCAATGGTAATGCGGGTTTGGGAGCCTTCACTCCGGCGGCGGGTGGGGGTACCGAGGGGCTGTTTGGTTCCTCCTTCAATGCCTATGCCCAGTTGACCGGTTATCCTCTGGAGAATCTGGGCTTGAGCTTGCTGTACATTCGCAGTGGGAGTGATATAGACTCCGGGTTGCCACTGAACTTCGGCGGTGGTGTTGGTACTGCCTCTGTGGATGCCTTGAATGGGGTAGTAGCTACTGAAGCGGATAACCTCGGTTTTCAATTCAAATGGCAACCCTTCAAAAACTTCATCCTGGGGGGGTGGTTTGGGGTGACTTGGTTCAATGACGTGGTGGCGGGGCTGAATGCTTCCGGTACGGCGTTGAACTATGCCCTGGTGTTTGCTTTCCCGGATGTGGGGACGAAAGGTTCCCAAGCGCAAATTGTGGTGGGTGCGCCCCCCTACTTGAGTAGTAGTACCGGATTGGTGGCAAATGGCTTGACGGGTGCGGCGGCAGATGATGTCCCCATCCTCGTGGAGGCTTCCTACCGGTTCAAATTCACTGAATACCTCTCCATTACTCCTGGCGTGATTGCCATCTTTAACCCGGAAGGTAACAGTGCCAATAATACGGTGTTTGTGGGTGTCATCCGTTCCACCTTTAGCTTTTAA